The Candidatus Desulfatibia profunda genome segment CAATACGATCAAAGGCAGCAATACGGCTGGTTGAATCATTTTTCCTTATTCACCGCAAAGACGCTGAGAACGCAAAGAAAATTATCATGCTGGAAATTAAGGAAAATGCCCGCGGAATTATCTTCAAGGTCTTTGTGCAGCCCCGCTCTTCGAAAAACATGATCGCAGGCCTTCACGGCGATGCGCTCAAAATCAAACTAAAAGCACCGCCGGTGGACGGTGCCGCCAACAAGATGTGTATCGAATACCTGGCAAAATGCCTGAATCTGCCGAAGTCATCCTTAGAAATCCTCTCCGGACACGCCAGCCGGACCAAACGGATTCTTGTACGGTTTGCCGGCAAAAACGACGCTTCCAAAACCGAGGCTGAACAGCTAACCCGTTCAATCGCCGCTTTAACGGGTACCTAACCCGAATATTTCAGGTTAACCCGAATATTTCATGATCCTAAGCTGAAAAATTTTCGTGAAATATCCGGGTTAAAAAACAGCTTGACTAATTCCCGCGT includes the following:
- a CDS encoding YggU family protein — translated: MLEIKENARGIIFKVFVQPRSSKNMIAGLHGDALKIKLKAPPVDGAANKMCIEYLAKCLNLPKSSLEILSGHASRTKRILVRFAGKNDASKTEAEQLTRSIAALTGT